A window of Rhodococcus sp. SGAir0479 contains these coding sequences:
- a CDS encoding HD family phosphohydrolase, with product MNDAFEVLEETAALLNSLRGVFDGEAVDELDHALQSAGPAIADGADDELVLASALHDLARSPLVGDPGHHAHDRVAREWLTPRFGERCGWLAGAHVAAKRFLVATEPEYAATLSPESVATLGRQGGPVVDDAWTTHPWWPDAVRLRRYDDSAKVPGAQALSIDDVIAVARRVRQSR from the coding sequence GTGAACGACGCTTTCGAAGTGTTGGAAGAGACTGCTGCGCTGTTGAATTCGCTTCGCGGAGTGTTCGACGGCGAGGCCGTCGACGAACTCGACCACGCGTTGCAGTCGGCGGGCCCCGCGATCGCCGACGGCGCCGACGACGAACTGGTGTTGGCGAGTGCGCTGCACGACCTGGCACGCAGCCCGCTCGTCGGCGATCCCGGACACCACGCGCACGACCGGGTCGCGCGGGAATGGCTGACACCCCGTTTCGGGGAGCGGTGCGGGTGGCTGGCCGGCGCGCACGTCGCGGCCAAACGGTTCCTGGTCGCCACCGAACCGGAGTACGCCGCCACGCTGTCGCCGGAATCGGTCGCCACGTTGGGGCGACAGGGAGGGCCTGTCGTCGACGACGCGTGGACGACGCACCCGTGGTGGCCGGACGCCGTCCGGCTGCGTCGCTACGACGACAGCGCGAAAGTACCCGGCGCGCAAGCGCTGTCGATCGACGACGTGATCGCGGTCGCGCGACGGGTCCGGCAGTCGCGATGA
- a CDS encoding GntR family transcriptional regulator produces the protein MTAESLPKHYLVRTHVEDLLADLAEGDPVPAERELAARCGVSRETVRQALHELLVAGRVERRGRGTVVARPKMVQPLSLGSYTEGALSQGREPGRILVRWEEIDAHAKLAEILGIGVGAPAIHLERVLLADGERIGLESTYLPLHRFPDLADTFDPETSLYAAIRSRGIDFTTATERIETALPTPREAALVESSTAMPMLKLHRVSRDADGVPVERVRSLYRGDRMAFVTELR, from the coding sequence ATGACCGCCGAGAGCCTTCCCAAGCACTATCTCGTGCGGACACACGTCGAGGACCTGCTCGCCGATCTCGCCGAGGGTGATCCCGTACCTGCCGAGCGGGAACTCGCGGCGCGCTGCGGGGTCTCGCGCGAGACGGTGCGTCAGGCGCTGCACGAACTGCTCGTGGCCGGACGGGTCGAACGCCGGGGCAGGGGCACGGTCGTCGCGCGCCCCAAGATGGTGCAGCCGCTGTCGCTGGGCTCGTACACCGAGGGTGCGCTCAGCCAGGGCCGCGAACCGGGACGAATCCTGGTGCGGTGGGAGGAGATCGACGCACACGCCAAGTTGGCCGAGATCCTCGGGATCGGTGTCGGCGCTCCCGCGATCCACCTCGAGCGCGTGTTGCTCGCGGACGGCGAGCGCATCGGCCTCGAGAGCACCTATCTACCGCTGCACCGGTTCCCGGATCTGGCCGACACCTTCGACCCCGAGACGTCGCTGTACGCGGCGATCCGGTCGAGGGGCATCGACTTCACCACCGCCACGGAACGGATCGAGACCGCGCTGCCCACGCCGCGGGAGGCGGCGCTGGTCGAATCGAGCACGGCGATGCCGATGCTGAAGTTGCACCGCGTCTCCCGCGACGCCGACGGGGTACCGGTCGAGCGGGTGCGTTCGCTGTACCGCGGCGATCGGATGGCGTTCGTGACGGAACTGCGCTGA
- the murJ gene encoding murein biosynthesis integral membrane protein MurJ, with translation MGETSDALARSTGVVAAASAVSRATGFLRTLALAAVLGAAAVGDAYNGANGLPNMVYELLLGGVAASALVPALARARLRGSMHSNVFTQRVLLAMTIAGALVTAAAVACAPVFVAVLVRDPEQSRLATLFAYLLLPEIFFYCVCATATAVLNVRESFAAAAWAPVVNNAIVLATVGAFVLVPGPVTLTPATMTTAQTLVLGVGTTAGIVGQALWTLAALRRTGFRWDWRVRPVPYTLRPVRRGVRMLTWVGLYVAVSQIGVVFVLRAAFSHGGVSTFTYADLLFQVPYGVLGVSLLTVLMPRVATAVASGDRAALITDLGRAARYSVVALVPASAAMMLLGPVATTVVFVGRVDVDAARLIGTALALAAFGLAPFALVMLQLRVFYADNDMRTPALVNVAMVATKVTAVAVTVAAVPTEWVVVMLPAAGSLSYVVGAVCGHLILRRRYGLLGFHTVLETLSRVLWASAIAGVFCVAAVGGAYLSLDDPRQAAAVALLVAVAAGAPAFLLAARTIGITEIGHARQLLRG, from the coding sequence ATGGGGGAGACGTCCGACGCACTTGCCCGGTCCACCGGCGTCGTCGCAGCGGCGAGCGCTGTCAGCCGGGCGACCGGATTTCTGCGCACACTCGCGTTGGCGGCGGTGCTGGGTGCCGCGGCGGTCGGTGATGCCTACAACGGCGCCAACGGATTACCGAACATGGTGTACGAACTGCTTCTCGGTGGCGTTGCGGCCAGTGCCCTGGTTCCCGCGTTGGCTCGCGCCCGACTGAGGGGAAGCATGCACTCGAACGTGTTCACCCAGCGTGTGCTGCTCGCCATGACGATCGCGGGCGCACTCGTGACCGCGGCGGCCGTCGCGTGCGCGCCGGTGTTCGTCGCAGTGCTTGTGCGCGACCCGGAACAATCGCGACTGGCCACCCTCTTCGCGTACCTGCTACTTCCGGAGATCTTCTTCTACTGCGTCTGCGCGACCGCCACAGCGGTCCTCAATGTGCGTGAGAGCTTCGCAGCAGCCGCCTGGGCACCGGTCGTCAACAACGCGATCGTTCTGGCAACCGTCGGGGCGTTCGTCCTGGTTCCGGGCCCGGTGACACTCACCCCGGCCACGATGACCACCGCCCAGACCCTCGTGCTCGGGGTGGGCACCACCGCGGGCATCGTCGGGCAGGCGCTGTGGACGCTCGCCGCCCTGCGCCGCACCGGGTTCCGCTGGGACTGGCGGGTCCGGCCGGTGCCGTACACCCTCCGCCCGGTGCGCCGCGGTGTACGGATGCTGACCTGGGTCGGGTTGTACGTCGCGGTCAGCCAGATCGGCGTGGTGTTCGTCCTGCGGGCCGCGTTCAGCCACGGCGGGGTGTCGACTTTCACGTATGCCGATCTGCTCTTCCAGGTGCCGTACGGCGTGCTCGGTGTGTCGTTGCTGACGGTGTTGATGCCGCGGGTGGCGACTGCGGTGGCCTCGGGAGACCGGGCCGCGCTGATCACGGATCTGGGCCGTGCCGCGCGCTACTCGGTGGTCGCGCTGGTGCCGGCGTCGGCGGCGATGATGCTGCTGGGGCCGGTGGCGACGACGGTCGTGTTCGTCGGCCGCGTCGACGTGGACGCCGCCCGGCTCATCGGCACCGCGTTGGCGCTGGCAGCGTTCGGGCTGGCGCCGTTCGCACTGGTGATGCTGCAACTGCGAGTTTTCTACGCCGACAACGACATGCGGACCCCCGCCCTCGTCAACGTTGCGATGGTTGCGACGAAAGTGACCGCGGTCGCGGTCACGGTAGCCGCCGTCCCGACGGAATGGGTGGTCGTCATGCTCCCCGCCGCCGGATCGCTGTCCTACGTCGTGGGCGCCGTGTGCGGACACCTGATACTGCGAAGGCGTTACGGTCTGCTCGGCTTCCACACCGTGCTCGAGACGCTCTCCCGCGTGCTGTGGGCGTCGGCGATCGCGGGCGTGTTCTGCGTGGCGGCGGTCGGTGGCGCGTACCTCTCGCTCGACGATCCTCGCCAGGCCGCCGCGGTCGCCCTGCTGGTGGCGGTGGCCGCCGGCGCCCCGGCGTTCCTGCTCGCGGCACGGACGATCGGCATAACCGAGATCGGGCACGCGAGGCAGCTGTTGCGGGGCTGA
- the map gene encoding type I methionyl aminopeptidase — translation MSVRTALVPGTVSPTLAVPKSIERPEYVWKATAQEGKEPWVQTPETIEKMRVACKIAAQALQEAGKAVAPGVTTDELDRIAHEYMCDHGAYPSTLGYRGFPKSCCTSLNEVICHGIPDSTVIQDGDIVNIDVTAYIDGVHGDTNATFLAGDVSEENRLLVERTHEATMRAIKAVKPGRELNVIGRVIESYANRFGYGVVRDFTGHGIGETFHNGLVILHYDQPNVDTVIEPGMVFTIEPMINLGTVDYDIWEDGWTVVTKDRKWTAQFEHTIVVTDEGNEILTLP, via the coding sequence ATGTCTGTTCGCACTGCTCTCGTACCCGGAACCGTCTCGCCCACCCTCGCTGTGCCCAAGAGCATCGAGCGTCCCGAGTACGTGTGGAAGGCGACGGCCCAGGAGGGCAAGGAGCCCTGGGTGCAGACCCCGGAGACCATCGAGAAGATGCGGGTGGCGTGCAAGATCGCCGCCCAGGCGCTGCAGGAGGCCGGCAAGGCCGTGGCTCCGGGGGTGACCACGGACGAGCTCGACCGCATCGCGCACGAGTACATGTGCGATCACGGCGCGTACCCGTCCACGCTGGGCTACCGCGGTTTCCCCAAGTCCTGCTGCACGTCGCTCAACGAGGTGATCTGCCACGGGATCCCCGACTCGACGGTCATCCAGGACGGCGACATCGTCAACATCGACGTCACCGCCTACATCGACGGCGTCCACGGCGACACCAACGCGACGTTCCTCGCGGGTGACGTGTCCGAGGAGAACCGCCTGTTGGTCGAGCGCACGCACGAGGCGACGATGCGCGCGATCAAGGCCGTCAAGCCCGGCCGCGAGCTCAACGTCATCGGCCGCGTCATCGAGTCGTACGCCAATCGCTTCGGCTACGGCGTCGTGCGCGACTTCACCGGACACGGCATCGGCGAGACCTTCCACAACGGCCTGGTGATCCTGCACTACGACCAGCCCAACGTCGACACCGTGATCGAGCCGGGCATGGTGTTCACGATCGAGCCGATGATCAACCTGGGCACCGTCGACTACGACATCTGGGAGGACGGCTGGACCGTCGTCACCAAGGACCGCAAGTGGACCGCCCAGTTCGAGCACACCATCGTCGTCACCGACGAGGGCAACGAGATCCTCACGCTGCCGTGA
- a CDS encoding cobyric acid synthase, which produces MRGALLVAGTTSDAGKSVLVAGLCRMLARRGVRVAPFKAQNMSNNSVVTLDGGEIGRAQALQARACGLEPSVRFNPVLLKPGGDRTSQLVVRGRAVTTVGARDYITHREWLREIVTAELAALRDEFDVVICEGAGSPAEINLRATDLANMGLAQAAQLPVLVVGDIDRGGVLAHLFGTVAVLSPADQALIAGFVINKFRGDVGLLEPGLDQLRALTGRPTLGVVPFAEGLWLDAEDSLGVVGDAPVGRPTPPIGEEWLRVAAIRLPRVSNSTDVEALACEPGVSVHWVTEPSRLADADLVVLPGSKSTVTDLDWLRRSGIGDALIRRAQAGGAILGICGGYQMLGRVIDDDVESGAGSVQGLDLLDLEIEFGSDKVLAQVDGDAWGIPVRGYEIHHGRVRRTGDAPLLTDAAGTKEGSVRGSVRGTHWHGLLENDDFRRRLLTEVAETAGRAGFVVAPDTDVARVREAQLDLLADLVERHLDVDAVLAIVGGGSPVGLPTIASRLL; this is translated from the coding sequence CTGCGCGGCGCACTGCTGGTCGCCGGCACCACGTCGGACGCCGGCAAGAGTGTCCTCGTCGCCGGTCTGTGCCGGATGCTCGCGCGACGCGGCGTGCGGGTGGCGCCATTCAAGGCGCAGAACATGTCGAACAACTCCGTCGTCACGCTCGACGGCGGGGAGATCGGCCGCGCGCAGGCGCTGCAGGCGCGCGCGTGTGGACTCGAACCCAGCGTGCGGTTCAACCCGGTGCTGCTCAAGCCGGGTGGTGATCGGACGTCGCAGCTGGTGGTGCGCGGCAGGGCCGTCACCACCGTCGGAGCCCGCGACTACATCACCCATCGGGAGTGGTTGCGCGAGATCGTCACCGCGGAACTCGCCGCGTTGCGCGACGAGTTCGATGTGGTGATCTGCGAGGGGGCCGGCTCGCCCGCCGAAATCAACCTGCGGGCCACCGACCTGGCGAACATGGGGCTGGCGCAGGCCGCACAGTTGCCGGTGCTGGTGGTCGGCGACATCGACCGTGGGGGAGTGCTGGCCCACCTCTTCGGCACCGTCGCGGTGCTCTCGCCCGCGGACCAGGCACTCATCGCCGGATTCGTGATCAACAAGTTCCGCGGCGACGTCGGCCTGCTCGAGCCCGGACTCGATCAGCTGCGCGCCCTCACCGGGCGTCCCACGCTCGGCGTGGTCCCGTTCGCCGAAGGGTTGTGGCTCGACGCCGAGGATTCGCTCGGCGTCGTGGGTGACGCGCCGGTCGGACGGCCCACCCCGCCGATCGGCGAGGAGTGGCTGCGCGTGGCCGCCATCCGACTGCCGCGGGTCTCGAACTCCACCGACGTCGAGGCGCTTGCGTGTGAGCCCGGGGTCTCGGTGCACTGGGTGACCGAACCCTCGCGGTTGGCCGATGCCGATCTCGTCGTGCTGCCCGGCAGCAAGTCCACCGTCACGGACCTGGACTGGTTGCGGCGCAGCGGGATCGGTGACGCGTTGATCCGCCGGGCGCAGGCAGGCGGAGCGATCCTCGGCATCTGCGGCGGCTACCAGATGCTCGGCCGCGTGATCGACGACGACGTCGAATCCGGCGCGGGCTCTGTGCAAGGTCTCGATCTGCTGGATCTCGAGATCGAGTTCGGCTCCGACAAGGTACTCGCCCAGGTCGACGGCGACGCCTGGGGAATCCCGGTGCGCGGCTACGAGATCCACCACGGACGCGTGCGGCGCACCGGCGACGCACCGCTGCTGACCGACGCCGCCGGGACGAAGGAGGGCAGCGTGCGCGGCAGTGTGCGCGGCACCCACTGGCACGGGCTGCTCGAGAACGACGACTTCCGACGACGGCTGCTCACCGAGGTGGCGGAGACGGCTGGACGCGCCGGCTTCGTCGTCGCGCCGGACACCGATGTCGCCCGGGTGCGCGAGGCCCAGCTGGATCTGCTGGCAGACCTGGTGGAACGGCACCTCGACGTCGACGCCGTCCTCGCGATCGTCGGCGGCGGGTCGCCGGTGGGTCTGCCCACGATCGCGTCGCGGCTGCTCTGA
- a CDS encoding serine hydrolase domain-containing protein, with amino-acid sequence MRTALRRTDAARLIAGAAAAALVLAGCTSNQSETSPTSSTAAAETSTAALQKVDLAALDGIVKRVAENLQIPGAVAILETPDGRQTVKYGTGTRDQDAPVDPTEHIRIGSNTKTMTGTVILQLVQEGKIALADPVSKFRPDVPNGDGITIEQLLDMRSGLFNYSETAELNETLDRDPQKQWKPEELLTLAFANPPYFPPGQGYHYSNTNTVLLGLIAENLDGKPLTQIFQSRLYGPLGLSGTTFPAAADSSLPAPHPQGYMFGTNMDTLTDPALPEPMQAAARNGTLAPNDVTDVNPSWAWAAGAGISTANDLVTWVQALAGGRLLGADLQAQRLASVQPTAPDNGAAQYGWGIAKMGPMFGHTGELPGFNSFMGHDPDNKVTLVVWANLAPAADGQDPATAMAKEILGQVYPT; translated from the coding sequence GTGCGAACTGCCCTGCGGAGGACCGATGCCGCCCGCCTGATCGCCGGCGCCGCGGCGGCCGCGCTGGTGCTCGCGGGCTGCACCTCGAACCAGTCCGAAACCTCGCCCACCTCCTCGACCGCGGCAGCCGAGACGTCGACGGCGGCACTGCAGAAGGTCGACCTCGCGGCGCTGGACGGGATCGTCAAGCGGGTCGCGGAGAACCTGCAGATCCCGGGTGCCGTCGCGATCCTCGAGACCCCCGACGGGCGCCAGACGGTCAAGTACGGCACCGGCACCCGCGATCAGGATGCGCCGGTCGATCCCACCGAGCACATCCGGATCGGCTCCAACACCAAGACCATGACCGGCACCGTGATCCTGCAACTCGTCCAGGAGGGGAAGATCGCGCTCGCCGATCCGGTGTCCAAGTTCCGCCCGGACGTGCCGAACGGCGACGGCATCACCATCGAACAGCTACTCGACATGCGCAGCGGGCTGTTCAACTATTCCGAGACCGCCGAGCTCAACGAGACCCTGGACCGGGATCCGCAGAAGCAGTGGAAGCCCGAGGAGTTGCTGACGCTGGCGTTCGCGAACCCGCCCTACTTCCCGCCGGGACAGGGCTACCACTACTCCAACACCAACACCGTGCTGCTCGGACTGATCGCGGAGAATCTCGACGGCAAACCGCTGACACAGATCTTCCAGTCGCGCCTGTACGGCCCACTCGGTCTCAGCGGCACCACCTTCCCCGCCGCCGCCGACAGCTCACTTCCCGCGCCGCACCCGCAGGGCTACATGTTCGGAACCAACATGGACACGCTCACCGATCCGGCGCTGCCCGAGCCCATGCAGGCCGCCGCCCGGAACGGCACCCTCGCGCCGAACGACGTCACCGACGTCAACCCGTCGTGGGCATGGGCGGCCGGCGCCGGCATCTCCACCGCGAACGATCTGGTGACCTGGGTGCAGGCGTTGGCGGGCGGCAGGCTGCTGGGCGCCGACCTGCAGGCGCAACGTCTGGCCAGCGTCCAGCCCACCGCCCCCGACAACGGCGCCGCCCAATACGGTTGGGGCATAGCCAAGATGGGGCCGATGTTCGGTCACACCGGCGAGCTGCCCGGCTTCAACTCGTTCATGGGCCACGACCCGGACAACAAGGTCACGCTGGTGGTGTGGGCAAACCTGGCTCCCGCCGCGGACGGTCAGGATCCGGCGACGGCGATGGCCAAGGAGATCCTCGGGCAGGTCTACCCCACCTAG
- a CDS encoding alpha/beta fold hydrolase: MEPTSVTVGSGTVTVRIGGPESRHTVLLLPDAGAPADVFDPVCARLHDSDLRTVVPESIDGLDEPTVIALLDELKLPWVNLVGAGAGAELAWQLAAKTFGRFASLIVADRGHPAVPGVDGAVLDAACPAVELPTTVLVGSSLGRPCADASGRYAYSELRIVQLDGIDDIPAKAAAELATEIVLRTGSW, from the coding sequence ATGGAGCCGACGAGCGTGACCGTGGGAAGTGGGACCGTGACGGTCCGTATCGGGGGACCGGAAAGTCGGCACACGGTGCTGCTCCTGCCCGACGCGGGCGCACCCGCCGACGTCTTCGACCCCGTCTGCGCCCGCCTGCACGACTCGGATCTGCGCACCGTCGTCCCCGAGAGCATCGACGGGCTCGACGAGCCCACGGTGATCGCGCTGCTGGACGAGCTGAAGCTGCCGTGGGTCAACCTGGTCGGTGCCGGGGCGGGCGCCGAACTCGCGTGGCAGCTGGCCGCCAAGACCTTCGGACGATTCGCGAGTCTCATCGTGGCCGACCGCGGACACCCGGCGGTGCCCGGAGTGGACGGAGCCGTCCTCGACGCGGCTTGCCCCGCCGTCGAACTGCCCACCACCGTCCTCGTCGGCAGCTCGCTGGGGCGTCCGTGCGCCGACGCGAGCGGCCGCTACGCGTACTCGGAACTGCGGATCGTCCAGCTCGACGGCATCGACGACATCCCCGCCAAGGCGGCCGCCGAGTTGGCGACCGAGATCGTGCTGCGCACCGGGTCCTGGTAG
- a CDS encoding SulP family inorganic anion transporter — translation MPDTLTSAADVTSVRAALRSPRRLTTEALAGLVTALALIPEVISFAVIAGVDPKVALYTSCIMAMAIAFVGGRPAMVSAAAGATALVIAPLVSAHGIDYLIAAVWLAAALQILFAVAGLARLVRFIPRSVMIGFVNALAILIFSAQLRHLIDVPWLVYPLVVAGLAMIVIVPKLTRAIPAPLVAIVVLTGAVALFGFDVPDVSDQGELPSGLPTWMLPDVPLTWETLTIIAPFALGLALVGLLESLLTAKLVDDITDTPSNKTREAWGQGVANAAGALFGGMGGCAMIGQTMINVKEGRARTRISTFLAGAFLLVLCVTVGAVVGAVPMASLVAVMLVIAVTTFDWHSVAPRTLRLMPRSETAVMVVTVVGTLATHNLAIGVVLGVLTAMVAFARRVAHLTRVDVVDEVRDGTAERTYRVSGELFWASSNDLIHRFDYADDPDAVVIDLTEADVWDASTVATLDAVQAKYAARGKRVRVIGLDGASLHRLEKLSGRLG, via the coding sequence GTGCCCGACACCCTCACCAGCGCGGCCGACGTCACGTCCGTCCGCGCCGCACTGCGCTCTCCCCGCCGCCTGACGACCGAGGCCCTCGCCGGCCTGGTGACCGCGCTGGCGCTCATCCCCGAGGTCATCTCGTTCGCGGTGATCGCCGGCGTCGATCCCAAGGTGGCGCTGTACACGTCGTGCATCATGGCGATGGCGATCGCGTTCGTGGGGGGCCGGCCGGCGATGGTGTCGGCGGCGGCCGGGGCGACCGCACTGGTGATCGCGCCGCTGGTCTCGGCGCACGGCATCGACTACCTCATCGCCGCGGTCTGGTTGGCCGCCGCGCTACAGATCCTCTTCGCGGTGGCCGGGCTCGCGCGGCTGGTGCGGTTCATCCCCAGATCTGTGATGATCGGGTTCGTCAACGCCCTCGCCATCCTCATCTTCAGCGCCCAACTCCGGCACCTGATCGACGTTCCGTGGCTGGTCTACCCGCTGGTCGTCGCGGGCCTCGCGATGATCGTGATCGTCCCCAAACTGACCCGGGCGATTCCCGCGCCGCTCGTCGCGATCGTCGTCCTCACCGGCGCGGTGGCGCTGTTCGGTTTCGACGTGCCCGACGTCTCCGACCAGGGGGAACTCCCGTCGGGACTGCCCACGTGGATGCTCCCGGACGTGCCGCTCACGTGGGAGACGCTCACGATCATCGCGCCGTTCGCGCTCGGTCTCGCGCTCGTCGGACTCCTCGAATCGCTACTCACCGCCAAGCTCGTCGACGACATCACCGACACGCCGTCGAACAAGACTCGGGAGGCGTGGGGGCAGGGCGTGGCGAATGCCGCGGGCGCCCTCTTCGGCGGCATGGGCGGCTGCGCCATGATCGGCCAGACCATGATCAACGTGAAGGAAGGGCGGGCCCGCACCCGGATCTCCACCTTCCTGGCCGGCGCGTTTCTGCTGGTGCTGTGCGTGACCGTCGGGGCCGTGGTCGGAGCCGTTCCGATGGCGTCGCTGGTGGCGGTCATGCTGGTGATCGCGGTGACCACGTTCGACTGGCACAGTGTCGCACCGCGGACCCTGCGCCTGATGCCGCGCAGCGAGACGGCGGTCATGGTGGTCACCGTGGTCGGGACGCTCGCGACCCACAACCTGGCGATCGGTGTCGTACTCGGGGTGCTGACCGCGATGGTGGCGTTCGCCCGGCGGGTGGCGCACCTTACCCGCGTCGACGTCGTCGACGAGGTCCGGGACGGCACCGCGGAGCGCACGTACCGCGTGTCCGGCGAACTGTTCTGGGCGTCGAGCAACGACCTGATCCACCGGTTCGACTACGCCGACGATCCCGACGCGGTGGTGATCGATCTGACGGAGGCCGACGTGTGGGACGCCTCCACGGTCGCGACGCTCGACGCCGTCCAGGCCAAGTACGCCGCCCGCGGCAAACGCGTGCGGGTGATCGGCCTCGACGGCGCCAGTCTGCACCGACTCGAAAAGCTGTCCGGACGCCTCGGCTGA
- a CDS encoding isopenicillin N synthase family dioxygenase, with product MPAQTLPIIDLENLDVDALRQVTHEIGFFYLTGHGIDQQLTDHLVAAAREFFALPEADKLAIENSNSPHFRGYTRVGGERTQGHVDWREQLDIGPERAAIEPIDPSRPWDVLHGPNLWPAAVPRLRELALEWSSQAQDAGLRLIRGWARSLGAPADFFDAAFADPDPLLKIARYPGHDGSVTDQGVGSHKDVGALTLLYPEPDSAGFQVETVGPAGETGWLDVAPIPGHLLVNIGELLEVATGGYLKATVHRVLPPAAGTDRVSLPFFLNPGYDQALPTVPLSPELAAEAAGVGPDQHGGTLHARYGLNALKSRLRAHPNVTERYHRNLLDLPALRG from the coding sequence ATGCCCGCTCAGACGCTCCCGATCATCGATCTGGAGAACCTCGACGTCGACGCACTCCGGCAGGTGACGCACGAGATCGGCTTCTTCTACCTGACCGGTCACGGCATCGATCAGCAGCTCACCGACCACCTGGTCGCGGCGGCGCGCGAGTTCTTCGCGCTGCCGGAGGCGGACAAGCTCGCGATCGAGAACAGCAACTCGCCGCACTTCCGCGGTTACACCCGGGTCGGTGGCGAGCGGACACAGGGTCACGTCGACTGGCGCGAGCAGCTCGACATCGGGCCCGAGCGCGCCGCCATCGAGCCGATCGACCCCTCCCGCCCGTGGGACGTGCTGCACGGGCCGAACCTGTGGCCCGCGGCCGTGCCGCGGCTGCGGGAGCTGGCGCTGGAGTGGTCGAGCCAGGCGCAGGACGCGGGCCTGCGGCTGATCCGCGGCTGGGCGCGGTCGCTCGGCGCGCCGGCCGACTTCTTCGATGCCGCCTTCGCCGACCCGGATCCGCTGCTCAAGATCGCGCGATACCCCGGCCACGACGGCTCCGTCACCGACCAGGGCGTCGGCAGCCACAAGGACGTCGGCGCGCTGACCTTGCTCTACCCCGAACCGGACAGCGCCGGTTTCCAGGTGGAAACGGTCGGTCCGGCAGGGGAGACCGGCTGGCTCGACGTCGCTCCGATCCCCGGGCACCTGCTGGTCAACATCGGTGAACTGCTCGAGGTCGCCACCGGCGGCTACCTCAAGGCGACCGTGCACCGCGTGCTGCCACCCGCCGCCGGCACGGACCGGGTCTCACTGCCGTTCTTCCTCAATCCCGGCTACGACCAGGCGCTGCCGACGGTGCCGCTCTCGCCCGAGCTGGCCGCCGAGGCTGCCGGTGTCGGGCCGGACCAGCACGGCGGGACGCTGCACGCGCGCTACGGACTCAATGCCCTCAAGTCGCGCCTCCGGGCGCACCCCAACGTCACCGAGCGGTATCACCGCAACCTGCTCGACCTGCCTGCCCTGCGCGGCTGA